The Daucus carota subsp. sativus chromosome 2, DH1 v3.0, whole genome shotgun sequence genome includes a window with the following:
- the LOC108205842 gene encoding uncharacterized protein LOC108205842: MVDLCTSTMPSSPSSSLTCTDKKPWYLTNKKIVDKYVKDARYLLATQEPSELASAVNLLDAALTLSPKSESALELKARSLLYLRRYKDVADMLQDYIPSLKMSSSDDYSSSSLSSDNSSQHSSKERVKLLSGDSPSHDEPSFKCFSVSDLKKKVMAGLTKNCDKQGQWRYLVLGQACCYLGLMEDALVLLQTGKRMASAAFRRESVCWSDDSFSFSKFPIYGDVMINNQPPMQPKTELENITQLISHIKLLLRRKTSAMAALDAGLYTEAVRHFSKIVDGRRGAPQGFLAECYMNRASAYRLAGRIAESLADCNRALALNPSCIDALSTRAALFESIRCLPDSLHDLEHLKLLYNTILRDRKLPGPAWKRQYVHYREIPGRLCTLATKIQALKQRVASGETGNVDYYALIGLRRGCSRSELERAHLLLTLRHKPDKSITFIDRCQFSNEQDVDSIRDRAKMSSLLLYRLIQKGYTSVMSTILDDESTEKQRKKTCATLQATAAIQQQVHQVQQDQAELINAASMNMANTKNTSSAAASAASSVFQGVFCRDLAAVGNLLSQTGFNLPIAVKYEALSC; encoded by the exons ATGGTTGATCTTTGCACATCAACTATGCCTTCATCTCCATCTTCTTCACTCACTTGCACAGACAAGAAGCCATGGTACCTTACGAACAAGAAG ATTGTTGATAAGTATGTGAAAGATGCAAGATATCTATTAGCAACACAAGAACCGAGTGAACTCGCTTCAGCTGTTAATCTTCTTGATGCAGCCTTGACTCTTTCACCAAAATCTGAGTCAGCTCTCGAGTTAAAGGCCCGATCTTTACTCTATTTAAGGCGATACAAAGATGTTGCTGATATGTTACAAGACTACATTCCTAGTCTCAAAATGTCATCTTCTGATGACTACTCATCGTCTTCTTTGTCGTCTGATAACTCGTCCCAACACTCTTCTAAAGAACGAGTTAAGCTTTTATCCGGTGACTCACCGAGTCACGATGAACCGAGTTTTAAGTGCTTCTCTGTTTCAGATTTGAAGAAGAAAGTCATGGCTGGTTTGACTAAAAATTGTGATAAACAGGGTCAATGGAG GTACTTGGTTTTGGGACAAGCATGTTGTTACTTGGGATTAATGGAAGATGCTTTGGTGCTTCTTCAGACAGGAAAACGTATGGCTTCTGCGGCCTTTCGTCGAGAGAGTGTTTGCTGGTCTGATGATAGCTTCTCTTTCTCTAAGTTTCCAATTTATGGAGATGTTATGATTAACAATCAACCACCTATGCAACCCAAAACTGAATTGGAAAACATTACTCAACTCATAAGCCACATTAAGCTTCTCCTTCGACGTAAAACCTCAGCAATGGCAGCCCTGGATGCAGGGCTTTACACTGAAGCCGTACGACACTTCTCAAAGATTGTCGATGGCCGACGTGGAGCCCCGCAAGGGTTCTTAGCAGAGTGTTATATGAACAGGGCTTCAGCATATAGATTGGCTGGTAGAATTGCTGAATCATTGGCAGATTGTAACCGAGCTTTGGCCTTGAACCCATCCTGTATTGATGCTCTCAGTACTAGAGCTGCTTTGTTTGAGAGTATAAGATGCTTGCCTGATTCTCTCCATGATCTTGAACACTTAAAGCTTTTGTACAATACAATCTTGCGTGATCGAAAACTTCCTGGTCCAGCATGGAAGCGTCAGTATGTCCATTACAGAGAAATCCCTGGAAGGTTATGTACATTAGCCACGAAGATTCAAGCTTTAAAACAAAGGGTAGCTTCTGGAGAGACTGGAAATGTGGATTATTATGCATTGATTGGTTTGAGAAGGGGATGTTCAAGATCTGAATTAGAGAGAGCCCATTTGTTGCTTACTCTACGACACAAGCCTGATAAATCAATTACTTTTATTGACAGATGTCAATTTTCCAATGAACAGGATGTTGATTCAATCAGGGACAGAGCGAAGATGTCTTCACTACTGTTGTATAGATTGATTCAGAAGGGTTATACTAGTGTTATGTCCACGATTCTGGATGATGAATCAactgaaaagcaaaggaaaaagaCGTGTGCTACATTACAAGCTACGGCAGCAATACAACAGCAAGTTCATCAGGTCCAACAAGACCAAGCCGAACTAATCAATGCAGCTTCAATGAACATGGCCAATACCAAAAACACCTCATCCGCAGCAGCTTCTGCAGCATCATCAGTGTTTCAAGGTGTTTTCTGCCGGGACCTTGCAGCAGTCGGAAATTTGCTATCGCAGACCGGATTCAATCTTCCAATCGCAGTGAAGTACGAAGCATTAAGCTGTTAA